A part of Thermocrinis albus DSM 14484 genomic DNA contains:
- a CDS encoding bifunctional nuclease family protein, with protein sequence MIEMVVHGITLDPVSQMPIVVLRGKDNEELMLPIWIGIFEADSIARELQKVEPPRPMTYELLKKVITEMGGRVEKVVINDLRDSTYYAEIYIQQGNNLLVLDSRPSDAINLALRFEAPIFVEEHVLEKSKVPKPEGEEEREDEEKRKLREWLENLRPEDFEKGLS encoded by the coding sequence ATGATAGAGATGGTGGTACACGGCATAACACTGGACCCTGTTTCCCAGATGCCCATAGTAGTTCTGAGAGGTAAGGATAACGAGGAACTTATGCTTCCTATATGGATAGGCATCTTTGAAGCTGACAGTATAGCAAGAGAACTGCAGAAGGTGGAACCTCCGCGTCCTATGACCTACGAACTTCTCAAAAAAGTCATAACGGAGATGGGGGGTAGAGTGGAGAAGGTGGTCATCAACGACCTCAGAGACAGCACCTACTACGCGGAGATATACATACAGCAAGGTAACAACCTGCTGGTGTTGGACTCAAGACCCAGTGACGCCATTAACCTGGCTCTTCGCTTTGAAGCACCCATATTTGTGGAAGAACATGTTCTGGAAAAATCTAAGGTGCCCAAACCGGAAGGCGAAGAAGAGAGAGAGGATGAGGAAAAGAGGAAACTGAGGGAGTGGTTGGAGAACCTACGACCGGAAGATTTTGAGAAGGGCTTAAGCTGA
- a CDS encoding 4-alpha-glucanotransferase, with translation MRRAGLLLHITSLPSPFGIGDMGPSAYSFVDFLKEGGQSLWQVLPIHPVLAEGDFSPYYPASLFAGNPLLISPQLLQRWGLVSDKTLETYKRKPSGRISYRKVCLTKARLLEEAASNFSWWEDLRKFEEDNSFWLEDYAVFEAERISKKVREEDVLKVKITQYLFFRQWFMLKEYANRQGVLIVGDLPMYPAPNSADVLSRPYLFDNTLVAGVPPDRFNERGQWWGNPVYRWEKHLQENFQWWVERVRHALRLFDILRFDHFRGFVAYWAFPVRRWLEAPGWDLMKLLRDEFPNATFIAEDLGHITPDVETLRDAFGFYSSRVLAFAFYHKDSPHLPHRHTNRCVVYTTTHDLKPLKDWYYEDLTPEERSFLHSYTWCTQENLVSCMLKMAYMSVADLCIVPLQDVLGLGKEARMNVPGTQKGNWRWCLKNLPSEEVASYLRQLSDTYGRVS, from the coding sequence GTGCGCCGCGCTGGGCTCCTCCTTCATATAACTTCTCTACCTTCACCTTTTGGTATAGGCGATATGGGACCCTCCGCTTACAGCTTCGTGGATTTTCTGAAAGAAGGGGGACAGAGCCTGTGGCAGGTTCTCCCCATACATCCTGTGCTAGCTGAGGGTGATTTTTCTCCTTACTATCCTGCCTCCCTCTTTGCGGGTAACCCTCTCCTCATAAGCCCACAGCTTTTACAGCGTTGGGGGCTTGTTTCCGACAAAACGCTGGAAACCTATAAAAGGAAGCCATCAGGCAGGATAAGTTACCGGAAGGTATGTCTTACAAAGGCTCGCTTACTGGAGGAGGCTGCTTCCAACTTCAGCTGGTGGGAGGATCTTAGGAAGTTTGAGGAGGATAACAGTTTCTGGCTTGAAGACTATGCGGTTTTTGAAGCTGAGAGGATCAGTAAGAAGGTAAGGGAAGAGGATGTACTGAAGGTGAAGATAACCCAGTATCTCTTCTTCCGTCAGTGGTTCATGTTGAAGGAGTATGCCAACAGGCAAGGTGTGCTCATAGTGGGTGATCTTCCCATGTATCCAGCACCCAACAGTGCGGATGTTTTGAGCCGACCTTATCTTTTTGACAACACTCTGGTAGCGGGTGTTCCACCTGACAGATTCAACGAAAGGGGACAGTGGTGGGGAAATCCTGTCTATCGGTGGGAGAAACATCTGCAGGAGAACTTCCAGTGGTGGGTAGAAAGGGTAAGACACGCTCTGCGCCTCTTTGATATACTGCGCTTTGATCACTTTAGGGGGTTCGTAGCTTACTGGGCTTTCCCTGTCAGAAGATGGTTGGAGGCACCCGGCTGGGACCTGATGAAACTCCTCAGGGATGAATTTCCTAACGCCACCTTCATAGCGGAGGATCTTGGACATATAACCCCCGACGTGGAAACCCTTAGGGATGCTTTTGGTTTTTACTCTTCACGGGTTTTGGCCTTTGCCTTCTACCATAAGGACTCTCCACATCTTCCCCACCGCCACACCAACAGGTGTGTGGTATACACCACCACCCACGATCTCAAACCGCTGAAGGACTGGTATTATGAAGATCTGACTCCAGAAGAGAGGAGTTTTCTGCACAGTTACACCTGGTGTACTCAGGAAAACCTGGTGAGTTGTATGTTGAAGATGGCCTACATGTCGGTGGCAGATCTCTGCATAGTGCCCCTACAGGACGTGCTGGGTCTCGGAAAAGAGGCCCGCATGAACGTCCCAGGAACACAGAAAGGAAACTGGAGGTGGTGTTTAAAAAATCTGCCCTCTGAAGAGGTAGCCTCTTATCTAAGGCAACTGTCAGATACCTACGGAAGAGTCTCCTGA
- a CDS encoding site-2 protease family protein, translated as MDIQSLVVSLPALMMAVVLHEYAHGWMAFKMGDTTAYKEGRLTINPIPHIDPFGTILLPAILMLLGSPILFGWAKPVPINPLNFRDLRKGTFLVSVAGIGMNFLLAVLFGVLYRLIDSGYLDFMGSSILVPLAIFSAKSVFINLVLAIFNAVPIPPLDGSRAVMSFLSFRHWELFYRFEVYGFLVISLLLFTGVLQKIIYPPLILLYSIILGA; from the coding sequence ATGGATATACAGAGTCTTGTGGTGTCTCTTCCTGCTCTCATGATGGCGGTGGTACTCCACGAGTACGCCCACGGGTGGATGGCCTTCAAGATGGGGGATACCACCGCTTATAAGGAAGGGAGGCTTACCATAAACCCTATCCCCCACATAGATCCCTTCGGTACCATCCTGCTGCCTGCCATCCTCATGCTCTTAGGATCACCTATACTTTTCGGATGGGCAAAACCTGTTCCCATAAATCCTCTGAACTTTAGGGATCTCAGAAAGGGTACCTTCTTGGTATCGGTAGCAGGTATAGGTATGAACTTTCTGCTGGCTGTCCTGTTCGGCGTTCTTTACAGGCTTATAGATTCTGGTTATCTTGACTTCATGGGCAGTAGCATTTTGGTACCTCTTGCCATCTTCTCCGCCAAATCGGTGTTTATCAACTTGGTTTTAGCCATATTCAACGCTGTACCTATCCCGCCTCTTGACGGAAGTAGGGCCGTTATGAGTTTCCTTTCTTTCAGACACTGGGAGCTCTTTTACAGGTTTGAGGTTTACGGATTTCTCGTCATAAGCCTTCTCCTCTTTACAGGTGTGCTTCAGAAGATAATATATCCACCCCTCATACTCCTCTACAGCATAATATTAGGAGCATGA
- a CDS encoding flagellar basal body P-ring protein FlgI — MAGEIVGKGFTLLILLVTVSFAAKIRDIATVEGNRSNYLVGYGLVVGLKGTGDGKSTLFTVRSIANMLQRMGVSVDPRRMTVKNVAAVMVTAKLPPYAKPGMRIDVEVSSIGDAKSLEGGTLLLTPLVGPDGQIYALAQGQVVVSGYEARGAAARQVQNVPTVGRIPNGAIVERGLSYPQDVREINLYLDNASFSLAKKIQDIINARFQAQVAQAVDASTVRLKIPEGMDMVSFLAQVEDLDIDVPAVAKVVIDSRSGTVLLGGDVTIAPVSVTVGTLTVTVKEAPEVVQPPPLSRGETVVVPRTELKVEEKERRIMELRGATVSQLVESLNRIGATPREIIAILQAMKAAGALRAKLEVL; from the coding sequence ATGGCTGGCGAGATTGTTGGCAAAGGTTTTACCCTTCTGATACTGCTGGTAACTGTTTCCTTTGCCGCCAAAATAAGAGACATAGCCACTGTAGAAGGTAACAGGAGCAACTACCTTGTGGGGTACGGTCTCGTAGTGGGTCTAAAGGGTACGGGAGATGGGAAGAGTACCCTCTTCACTGTAAGGAGTATAGCCAACATGTTACAGAGAATGGGTGTGAGTGTGGATCCAAGGAGAATGACTGTGAAGAACGTGGCAGCGGTCATGGTTACCGCCAAACTTCCCCCTTATGCAAAACCTGGTATGAGGATAGATGTGGAGGTATCTTCTATAGGTGACGCCAAGAGCCTGGAGGGTGGGACATTACTTCTCACCCCTCTGGTGGGTCCCGACGGCCAGATCTACGCCTTGGCACAGGGGCAGGTTGTGGTCTCTGGTTACGAAGCGAGAGGAGCTGCTGCAAGACAGGTACAGAACGTGCCCACCGTAGGTAGGATACCCAACGGAGCTATCGTGGAGAGGGGATTAAGCTATCCTCAGGATGTAAGGGAGATAAACCTTTATTTGGATAATGCCAGTTTTTCCTTGGCCAAAAAGATACAAGATATCATAAACGCACGGTTCCAGGCACAGGTAGCTCAGGCAGTAGATGCTTCCACCGTTAGGCTGAAAATACCGGAAGGTATGGATATGGTGAGTTTTCTAGCACAAGTGGAGGATTTGGACATAGATGTGCCCGCCGTAGCCAAGGTGGTGATAGACTCAAGGTCAGGCACTGTTCTCCTAGGGGGTGATGTTACCATAGCGCCCGTCAGTGTGACGGTAGGTACCCTTACCGTCACCGTAAAGGAAGCACCTGAGGTGGTACAACCGCCTCCCCTTTCGAGGGGGGAGACAGTGGTGGTACCTAGGACGGAGCTGAAGGTGGAAGAAAAGGAGAGGAGAATTATGGAACTTAGGGGAGCTACCGTGAGTCAGCTGGTGGAGTCTCTTAACAGGATAGGCGCCACACCCCGTGAGATAATAGCCATACTTCAGGCTATGAAGGCAGCGGGAGCCCTCAGAGCTAAGCTGGAGGTTCTTTAA
- a CDS encoding flagellar basal body L-ring protein FlgH: MWLIGLLLMLVSCAQKVVSVEEYEARNPYPGQTQQVHYSSMGSIMPSEGFVSLYSDTKARRVGDVIYVLLVESLNAVESVANQTSRSATFKEGVASLFGISKDVLDQLSAQGGGQMSTKGSGKFQQSAVISTRMAGRVMKVYPNGSMLIEAKKNFYWNNVSREMVLRGVVRGEDIDATNTVSSDKIANLEVIVEGRGFTVDGGNPGWLARLLAKVLPF, encoded by the coding sequence ATGTGGCTGATAGGTTTGCTGTTAATGTTAGTCTCATGTGCCCAGAAGGTAGTATCAGTAGAGGAGTATGAAGCAAGAAACCCTTATCCAGGCCAAACTCAACAGGTACATTACTCTTCTATGGGGAGTATAATGCCCTCGGAGGGGTTCGTCTCCCTTTACTCGGACACAAAAGCCAGGAGAGTGGGGGACGTTATCTACGTACTGCTGGTGGAGAGTTTAAACGCCGTTGAGAGTGTCGCAAACCAAACGTCCAGATCGGCCACTTTTAAGGAGGGTGTGGCCAGTCTCTTTGGTATCTCTAAGGACGTCCTTGACCAGCTATCTGCGCAGGGTGGTGGTCAGATGAGTACTAAGGGGAGCGGTAAGTTCCAACAGTCAGCCGTCATCAGCACACGTATGGCAGGGAGGGTTATGAAGGTGTACCCTAACGGGTCTATGCTCATAGAGGCTAAGAAGAACTTTTATTGGAACAACGTAAGTAGAGAAATGGTTCTAAGAGGAGTGGTGAGAGGGGAGGACATAGATGCCACCAACACGGTAAGCAGTGACAAGATAGCCAATCTCGAAGTGATAGTGGAGGGAAGAGGGTTCACGGTGGACGGAGGTAACCCAGGATGGCTGGCGAGATTGTTGGCAAAGGTTTTACCCTTCTGA
- a CDS encoding bifunctional 3'-5' exonuclease/DNA polymerase — protein MRFEYITSPEGLLKVKEKLSPEAVLFLDTETTGDRLRLVQLGGQGEIFLLDLFELGERGVLFLKELLSQKGVVGHNLKFDLKYLYRYHIEPYAVFDTMVASQLLAELDRHSLQSVAMHYLGQVLDKSLQLSDWGSRVLTKAQLEYAALDVVVVRDLFPILLEKLNQCPVREEILLKTRTSRVFGLQNPVAIVEMAFVQEVAKLELNGLPVDTQELESVFREYSRKVQRMIMDFISTHRVDPMSPKQLGEFLTRRLGLDLPKTEKGNVSTDDKALSEHAHHPVVRHILEIRASKKILDKLEEIRENLRGNRVYPEFKQIGAVTGRMASSNPNVQNIPKDLRRIFKAEEGNLFVIADFSQIELRIAAEYVGEIRMIRAFQEGRDLHRYTASILLGKREEDITKEERQLAKAVNFGLIYGISAKGLSQYAATYGIDLPVEEAQAIRERFFSYFEGFRDWHNRVKEELKKTGKSSGHTLLGRSYVAHTFPDAVNYPIQGTGADLLKLAVLMLDAELRKEGIPAKVVNLVHDEIVLECPQEVAQEVQTLLERAMKRAGSIILKRVPVEVEVTVKERWEKE, from the coding sequence ATGAGGTTTGAGTACATAACCTCCCCTGAGGGACTTCTTAAGGTTAAGGAAAAACTATCTCCTGAGGCTGTGCTCTTCTTGGATACGGAGACAACAGGTGACAGACTGAGACTGGTACAGTTGGGAGGCCAAGGAGAGATCTTCCTTCTGGACCTTTTTGAACTGGGAGAAAGGGGTGTTCTGTTTCTTAAGGAGCTTCTCTCCCAGAAAGGTGTGGTGGGACACAACCTGAAGTTCGATCTTAAGTACCTCTACAGGTACCATATAGAGCCTTACGCTGTTTTTGATACTATGGTGGCCAGTCAACTGCTGGCGGAGCTGGACAGACACTCCCTCCAGAGTGTGGCCATGCATTACTTGGGTCAGGTTTTGGACAAGAGCCTGCAGTTGTCCGACTGGGGTAGCAGGGTCCTTACCAAGGCACAACTGGAGTACGCTGCCCTCGATGTGGTGGTGGTAAGAGATCTTTTTCCCATACTTCTTGAAAAACTCAACCAGTGTCCTGTAAGAGAGGAGATCCTTCTGAAGACACGTACTTCCCGTGTGTTCGGTCTTCAGAACCCCGTTGCCATAGTGGAGATGGCTTTTGTACAGGAGGTGGCCAAGCTGGAGCTGAACGGTCTTCCGGTGGATACTCAAGAGTTGGAGTCCGTCTTCAGAGAGTACTCAAGGAAAGTACAGAGAATGATCATGGACTTTATCAGCACGCACCGTGTGGATCCTATGTCACCTAAGCAGCTGGGCGAGTTCCTCACCAGACGGTTAGGTCTTGATCTTCCTAAGACAGAGAAGGGGAATGTGTCCACCGATGACAAAGCTCTGTCGGAACACGCTCACCATCCTGTGGTGAGACACATACTGGAGATAAGGGCCAGTAAGAAGATTTTGGACAAGCTGGAGGAGATAAGGGAGAATCTGAGGGGAAACAGGGTATACCCGGAGTTTAAACAGATAGGAGCTGTGACAGGTAGGATGGCTTCCTCTAACCCTAACGTCCAGAACATCCCAAAGGACCTAAGGAGGATATTCAAGGCGGAGGAAGGAAACCTATTTGTGATAGCAGACTTCTCTCAGATAGAGCTGAGGATAGCGGCCGAGTATGTGGGAGAGATCAGGATGATAAGGGCTTTCCAGGAGGGCAGAGATCTTCACAGATACACCGCCAGCATCCTCCTCGGTAAGAGAGAGGAGGACATCACAAAAGAGGAAAGGCAGCTGGCAAAGGCTGTCAACTTCGGTCTTATATACGGCATATCGGCCAAGGGGCTCTCCCAGTATGCCGCTACTTATGGCATAGATCTTCCGGTAGAGGAAGCGCAGGCTATAAGGGAGAGGTTCTTCAGCTACTTTGAGGGTTTCAGAGATTGGCACAACAGGGTAAAAGAAGAGCTTAAAAAGACAGGAAAGTCTTCCGGACACACCCTGCTGGGTAGAAGTTACGTGGCACACACCTTCCCGGACGCTGTCAACTATCCCATACAGGGTACCGGTGCTGATCTTCTCAAGCTGGCTGTCCTTATGCTGGACGCTGAGCTAAGAAAGGAAGGCATCCCAGCCAAGGTGGTGAACTTGGTCCACGACGAGATAGTACTGGAGTGTCCACAGGAGGTAGCTCAGGAAGTTCAAACCTTACTGGAGAGAGCCATGAAAAGAGCCGGCAGTATAATACTGAAGAGGGTACCTGTGGAGGTGGAGGTTACGGTAAAGGAAAGATGGGAAAAGGAGTGA
- a CDS encoding N-acetyltransferase: MFVRKAFVKDAPDIYNLVNLYARDGLLLPRSMSSIYEDIRDFWVCEEEGKLVGCAALHVVWEDLAEIKSLAVAPHMKGKGIGGLLVRACVEEAKQLGIRRVFVLTYAVGFFEKHGFKTIPKDKLPHKVWGECINCIKFPSCDETAMWIELDTCVEELGVVDLRHEV; encoded by the coding sequence ATGTTTGTCAGAAAAGCCTTTGTAAAGGATGCGCCGGACATATACAATCTTGTCAATCTCTATGCCAGAGATGGGCTCCTCCTTCCCAGAAGTATGAGTTCCATATACGAGGACATAAGGGATTTCTGGGTGTGCGAGGAAGAAGGTAAACTGGTGGGATGTGCAGCCCTGCACGTGGTATGGGAGGACCTTGCGGAGATAAAAAGCCTTGCGGTAGCACCTCATATGAAGGGTAAAGGAATAGGTGGTCTTCTGGTGAGAGCGTGTGTAGAAGAGGCAAAGCAGTTAGGTATAAGGAGAGTGTTTGTACTTACCTATGCGGTAGGATTCTTTGAGAAACACGGCTTTAAAACCATACCCAAGGATAAGTTACCTCACAAGGTGTGGGGTGAGTGTATCAACTGTATCAAGTTTCCCTCCTGCGACGAGACCGCCATGTGGATAGAGTTGGACACTTGTGTAGAGGAGCTCGGTGTAGTGGATCTGAGGCATGAGGTTTGA
- a CDS encoding UDP-glucose dehydrogenase family protein — MRITVVGAGYVGLTTAVCFAHLGHEVLLVEKIPLKVDMLRRGEVPIYEPGMEEMLRENLKAGRLGVTSSLEEGIQFSDVIFICVGTPQSEDGSADLSQVEEVARETAKLMTSYKLLVEKSTVPVNTHKLIKRTVERYLKKKDVPYDVASNPEFLREGSAIRDFLYPDRIVIGVESERARKIFEELYAGFNCPIIYTDPATAELIKHASNSFLAMKISYINMVADLCEKVGADIKLVADGMGFDKRIGREFLNAGLGWGGSCFPKDVRAFIKMAEDNGVDFGLLREVEKINRRRIERFMEKVRSSLWSLKGKKLAVWGLSFKPNTDDIREAVSTKLVPLLLKEGARLVLYDPKAMENFRRVFPEGDDLKYAPDPYTAVEGASALLILTEWEEFQHVDLLRVKELMELPIVVDGRNIYEPSVMKQLGFEYHCMGRGVKEPPA; from the coding sequence ATGCGCATAACGGTGGTGGGTGCTGGGTATGTAGGACTTACGACGGCGGTCTGTTTTGCCCATCTGGGTCATGAGGTGCTTCTGGTAGAAAAGATCCCGCTTAAGGTGGATATGCTGAGGAGGGGAGAGGTCCCCATCTACGAGCCAGGTATGGAGGAGATGTTAAGAGAGAACTTAAAAGCGGGTAGACTGGGTGTGACCTCCTCTCTCGAGGAAGGTATTCAGTTTTCAGATGTTATATTCATATGTGTGGGAACACCCCAAAGTGAAGACGGTTCTGCGGATCTATCACAGGTAGAGGAGGTGGCAAGAGAAACAGCTAAGCTGATGACATCTTACAAACTACTGGTAGAGAAATCCACAGTACCGGTAAACACTCACAAGCTCATAAAGAGGACGGTGGAGAGATACCTAAAGAAAAAGGACGTACCTTACGATGTAGCTTCTAACCCTGAGTTCTTAAGGGAAGGGAGCGCTATAAGAGACTTTCTGTATCCTGACAGAATCGTGATAGGCGTGGAGAGCGAGAGGGCCAGGAAGATCTTTGAGGAGCTCTATGCAGGTTTCAACTGCCCCATAATCTATACGGATCCGGCTACAGCCGAGCTTATAAAGCATGCTTCCAACTCCTTCTTAGCCATGAAGATCTCTTACATCAACATGGTAGCCGATCTTTGTGAGAAGGTAGGTGCTGACATAAAACTGGTGGCCGACGGAATGGGTTTTGACAAACGGATAGGCAGGGAGTTCCTCAACGCCGGCTTAGGGTGGGGTGGTAGTTGTTTTCCTAAGGATGTGAGGGCCTTCATAAAGATGGCTGAGGATAACGGTGTGGACTTCGGGCTTCTGAGGGAGGTGGAGAAGATAAACAGAAGGCGTATTGAGAGATTTATGGAAAAGGTGAGATCCTCTCTGTGGAGTCTCAAGGGTAAGAAACTGGCGGTGTGGGGTTTGTCCTTTAAACCTAACACCGACGACATAAGGGAGGCTGTGTCTACCAAGCTGGTTCCTCTCCTTCTGAAAGAGGGTGCCCGGTTGGTGCTGTATGATCCAAAGGCTATGGAGAACTTTAGGCGTGTGTTTCCAGAAGGTGACGATCTAAAGTATGCTCCCGATCCCTACACAGCGGTGGAGGGTGCCTCCGCTCTTCTTATCCTCACCGAATGGGAAGAGTTTCAACATGTGGATCTTTTGAGGGTAAAAGAGCTCATGGAACTACCTATAGTGGTGGATGGTAGAAACATATACGAACCTTCCGTTATGAAACAGCTGGGTTTTGAGTACCACTGTATGGGGAGAGGTGTTAAAGAACCTCCAGCTTAG
- the queF gene encoding preQ(1) synthase gives MEKKYGELAIEQAQLEPWENPYPDRDYMIEITFPEFSCLCPRSGYPDYATIKIRYIPDKYIVELRSLKLWLNKFRNRYISHEAATNEIYNALYSLLRPRFLEVIGDFNPRGNVHTIVRVRSDSQY, from the coding sequence ATGGAGAAGAAGTACGGAGAACTGGCCATAGAACAGGCGCAGCTAGAACCGTGGGAAAACCCTTATCCCGATAGGGATTATATGATAGAGATAACTTTCCCGGAGTTCTCGTGCCTTTGCCCCAGATCGGGCTATCCCGATTACGCTACCATAAAGATAAGGTACATACCCGATAAGTACATTGTGGAACTAAGGTCTCTGAAGCTATGGCTCAACAAGTTCAGGAACCGTTATATATCTCACGAAGCGGCCACCAATGAGATCTACAACGCCCTCTACAGTCTACTGAGGCCTCGCTTTCTGGAAGTGATAGGGGACTTTAACCCAAGGGGTAACGTTCACACTATCGTTAGGGTGAGAAGCGACTCCCAATACTGA
- the miaB gene encoding tRNA (N6-isopentenyl adenosine(37)-C2)-methylthiotransferase MiaB, translating into MKYYIKTFGCQMNFNDSERIKGILHHMGYKPADTPEEADLILINTCTIREKPDQKVYSHLGEYKKIKEKRPEVIIGVCGCLAQRMGWQLVEKAPVVDLMFSSFNIHHLPELIQQAQAGYRAIAILEEPPEDEDRMWEFKTVRDNAYCAYVTVMKGCDKHCTYCVVPKTRGRQRSRSLESILEEVRWLVADGVKEIHLLGQNVTAWGQDINIHFSELLYRVAEIPGVERIRFTTGHPSDMDERIAKAMGDIPQICEHLHLPVQSGSNRILKLMERNYTKEEYLEKIHMLREYVPGITFSTDIIVGFPTETEEDFEETLDVLRKVRFEQVFSFKYSPRPDTPAAYMEGQIPDEVKTDRMSRLLSLQKEILAEIARSYEGTVQEVLLESWQDGKLVGRTRTNRWVSVEGSEDMLGKTVRVRITRSQPFSMEGIILEEVEA; encoded by the coding sequence ATGAAGTATTACATAAAAACCTTTGGCTGTCAGATGAACTTTAACGACTCGGAACGCATAAAGGGGATATTGCATCACATGGGTTACAAACCGGCCGATACCCCCGAAGAGGCAGATCTGATCCTTATAAACACCTGTACCATCAGAGAAAAACCCGATCAGAAGGTTTATTCCCATCTGGGTGAGTACAAGAAGATAAAGGAGAAAAGACCGGAGGTCATCATAGGTGTGTGCGGTTGCTTGGCCCAACGGATGGGATGGCAACTGGTGGAGAAGGCTCCCGTGGTGGACCTTATGTTTTCTTCCTTTAACATACATCACCTTCCCGAACTCATACAGCAGGCACAGGCAGGCTACAGAGCCATAGCCATACTGGAAGAACCTCCAGAGGACGAGGACAGAATGTGGGAGTTCAAGACAGTGAGAGACAACGCCTACTGTGCCTATGTGACTGTTATGAAGGGGTGTGACAAACACTGTACCTACTGTGTGGTACCCAAAACCAGAGGAAGGCAGAGATCCAGGAGCTTAGAGAGCATACTGGAGGAGGTAAGGTGGCTGGTGGCCGATGGTGTTAAAGAGATACATCTCTTAGGCCAGAACGTGACGGCGTGGGGACAGGACATAAACATCCACTTTTCGGAGCTGTTGTATAGAGTTGCAGAAATACCAGGTGTAGAGAGGATACGTTTCACCACAGGCCACCCTTCCGATATGGATGAGAGGATAGCTAAAGCTATGGGAGATATACCTCAGATATGTGAGCATCTGCACCTTCCTGTGCAGTCAGGTTCCAACAGAATTCTGAAACTTATGGAGAGGAACTACACAAAGGAGGAGTACCTGGAGAAGATCCATATGCTTAGGGAGTACGTACCGGGTATAACCTTCTCCACCGACATTATCGTAGGTTTTCCCACCGAGACAGAGGAGGATTTTGAAGAAACCTTGGATGTACTGCGTAAGGTTAGGTTCGAACAGGTCTTTTCTTTCAAGTACTCTCCGAGGCCAGACACACCCGCCGCTTACATGGAAGGACAGATACCGGACGAAGTGAAGACAGACAGGATGTCTCGCCTCTTGAGCTTGCAGAAGGAGATTCTGGCAGAGATAGCGCGTAGTTACGAAGGTACAGTTCAGGAAGTCCTATTAGAATCCTGGCAGGACGGAAAACTGGTGGGAAGGACGAGGACAAACCGCTGGGTATCTGTGGAGGGCTCGGAAGATATGTTGGGGAAAACAGTTAGAGTGAGGATCACCCGCTCCCAGCCTTTCAGCATGGAGGGGATTATATTAGAAGAGGTGGAGGCCTGA